One Mycobacteroides abscessus ATCC 19977 genomic window carries:
- a CDS encoding sulfatase, which produces MAAASRDNVLIVHWHDLGRYLGVYGHPDVSSPHLDRLAAEGILFTRAHATAPLCSPSRGSLFTGRYPQSNGLIGLAHHGWEYRAGVRTLPHILSGSGWHTALFGMQHESAYPATLGFDEYDVSNSYCEYVVEHATRWLRNSPQSPFLLTAGFFETHRPFPRERYAPSDASSVDVPDYLPDTPEVRDDLAEFYGSITVADAKVGELLEVLTETGLDQNTWVIFMTDHGPALPRAKSTLYDAGTGIALIVRPPRGRTTEPLRYEELFSGVDLLPTLLELLGVEIPEEVQGVSHAGNIQKQSGELEEVRSEVFTTKTYHDSFDPIRAIRTKNYSYIENYAPRPVLDLPWDIADSPPGRAVATHITGPRAHRELYDLRTDPEEAHNLLGLDADEASEAVANDLALRLNDWREKTLDVIPSDFAGTRISERYTETFLRIHGRPGANRSAIADERGIEQ; this is translated from the coding sequence GTGGCCGCAGCGTCACGGGACAATGTTCTGATCGTCCATTGGCACGACCTCGGTCGCTATCTGGGCGTCTACGGTCATCCCGACGTATCCAGCCCGCACCTGGACCGATTGGCCGCCGAGGGCATCCTGTTCACCCGTGCACATGCCACCGCGCCACTGTGCTCACCCTCGCGCGGTTCCCTTTTCACCGGGCGATACCCACAGAGCAATGGCCTAATCGGACTGGCTCATCACGGCTGGGAATACCGCGCCGGGGTGCGCACACTCCCCCATATTTTGTCCGGATCGGGCTGGCACACAGCGCTGTTCGGAATGCAGCATGAATCGGCGTATCCGGCGACGCTGGGATTCGACGAGTACGACGTGTCCAACTCCTATTGCGAATATGTGGTGGAACATGCGACCCGCTGGTTGCGTAATTCCCCGCAGTCACCGTTTCTGCTCACCGCCGGATTCTTCGAGACGCACCGTCCTTTTCCGCGGGAGCGCTATGCACCGTCCGACGCCAGCTCGGTGGACGTGCCCGACTACCTGCCCGACACCCCCGAGGTGCGCGATGACCTGGCCGAGTTCTACGGCTCGATTACAGTGGCCGACGCCAAAGTCGGTGAACTACTGGAGGTATTGACCGAGACGGGCCTGGACCAGAACACCTGGGTGATCTTCATGACCGACCACGGTCCGGCGTTGCCACGCGCCAAATCCACCCTGTATGACGCCGGTACCGGTATCGCCCTGATCGTGCGCCCGCCCCGCGGCCGCACGACCGAACCACTTCGCTATGAGGAGCTCTTCAGCGGGGTCGATCTGCTGCCCACCCTTTTGGAACTTCTCGGAGTCGAAATTCCCGAAGAAGTGCAAGGGGTTTCCCATGCCGGTAATATCCAGAAGCAATCGGGCGAACTCGAAGAAGTGCGCTCCGAGGTATTTACCACCAAAACTTATCACGATTCCTTTGATCCTATTCGAGCTATCAGGACAAAGAATTACAGCTATATAGAGAATTACGCGCCGCGCCCCGTGCTGGATCTGCCTTGGGACATTGCCGACAGTCCGCCCGGCCGTGCCGTCGCGACGCATATCACCGGCCCCAGGGCGCACCGCGAGCTCTACGATCTGCGGACCGACCCAGAAGAGGCGCATAACCTGCTGGGACTCGATGCCGACGAGGCATCCGAGGCCGTCGCCAACGATCTCGCGCTGCGCCTGAACGACTGGCGGGAGAAGACCCTCGACGTGATCCCCTCCGATTTTGCGGGCACGCGCATTTCCGAGCGATACACCGAGACATTCCTGCGCATCCATGGCAGACCTGGAGCTAACCGGTCGGCGATCGCCGACGAACGCGGTATCGAACAATAG